The Elaeis guineensis isolate ETL-2024a chromosome 13, EG11, whole genome shotgun sequence genome includes a region encoding these proteins:
- the LOC105056579 gene encoding protease Do-like 8, chloroplastic isoform X2 yields MKLLATPNHFQVGNQTINLGKMMSRIIPCTTRRMLFVTPAICLCFHSSRYFTAVALGDSSVTVDDVTPRIFPSGPLFPSEERIVELFETNTYSVVNIFDVTLRPQLNVTGVVEVPEGNGSGVVWDNDGHIVTNYHVVGNALSRNPSPGQVVARVNILASDGVQKNFEGKLIGADRAKDLAVLKVEASADLLKPIKVGQSSALKVGQQCLAIGNPFGFDHTLTVGVISGLDRDIFSQTGVTIGGGIQTDAAINPGNSGGPLLNSKGNLIGINTAIFTQTGTSAGVGFAIPSSTVLKIVPQLIQFGKVVRAGLNVEIASDLVTNQLNVRKGALVLQVMGNSVAAKAGLLPTTRGFAGNIILGDVIVAVDDKPIRSKADLSKILDDYNVGDKVVLKVQRGNRSLELPLVLEETSI; encoded by the exons TTGGTAACCAGACTATTAACTTAGGAAAAATGATGAGCCGGATCATTCCTTGCACAACACGGCGTATGCTGTTTGTTACTCCAGCCATATGTCTCTGCTTCCATTCTTCAAGGTACTTCACAG CTGTTGCATTGGGTGACTCATCGGTCACAGTTGACGATGTGACTCCTCGCATTTTCCCCTCTGGGCCACTCTTTCCTTCTGAG GAAAGGATTGTAGAACTTTTTGAGACAAACACTTATTCTGTTGTCAACATCTTTGACGTAACATTACGCCCTCAACTTAACGTAACTGGTGTTGTTGAG GTTCCTGAAGGAAATGGTTCTGGTGTAGTTTGGGATAATGATGGACACATTGTGACAAATTACCATG TGGTTGGAAATGCTCTTTCGAGGAATCCAAGCCCTGGTCAAGTGGTTGCACGTGTGAACATCCTGGCTTCTGATGG ggtacaaaaaaattttgagggTAAGTTGATCGGTGCAGACCGTGCTAAGGATCTTGCTGTGCTGAAG GTGGAAGCTTCTGCAGACCTTCTGAAGCCAATTAAAGTAGGGCAATCATCTGCTCTAAAAGTTGGCCAGCAATGTTTAGCAATTGGAAATCCCTTTGGCTTTGACCATACTTTAACTGTTGGGGTTATTAGTGGATTAGATCGAGATATTTTCAGTCAAACTGGAGTAACAATTGGAGGTGGTATTCAGACTGATGCAGCGATTAATCCTGGGAATAG TGGTGGTCCTTTGCTAAACTCCAAAGGAAATCTGATTGGGATTAACACAGCAATATTTACGCAGACAG GCACATCTGCTGGTGTTGGCTTTGCTATCCCATCTTCAACTGTCCTTAAGATAGTACCTCAGTTAATTCAGTTTGGCAAA GTTGTGCGTGCTGGTTTGAATGTGGAAATAGCTTCAGATCTTGTCACTAATCAGCTAAATGTTCGGAAAGGAGCCCTTGTGTTGCAG GTTATGGGGAACAGTGTTGCAGCCAAAGCAGGTTTACTTCCTACTACTAGAGGTTTTGCTGGGAACATAATTCTGGGGGATGTCATTGTTGCGGTGGATGATAAGCCT ATTAGAAGTAAAGCAGACCTATCAAAGATTCTGGATGACTATAATGTTGGAGATAAAGTTGTTCTGAAGGTTCAAAGAGGTAACCGGAGCTTGGAACTGCCTTTGGTCTTAGAGGAGACAAGCATTTGA